The DNA segment GACTGATACCCAACTCGCGGGCAACAACCTGGCACACTTTGGTATTCAGCCCCTGACCCATCTCAGTACCACCGTGGTTCACTAACACAGAGCCGTCAGTGTAGACGTGCACCAGCGCACCCGCTTGGTTAAAGTGTTTAACATTAAAAGAGATTCCGAATTTAACCGGCGTCAGATACAGACCCTTTTTCAGTATGGTGTTGGATTGATTAAAATCCGATACCGCCCGACGCCGTTGCCGGTAATCACTGGTTTCCACCAGTTCGGCCACCAGTTCATGAATGACATTATCTTTAACCGGTTGCCCATAGGGTGTGACATTGCGATCATGGGTGCCGTAGAAATTAGTCATGCGTACATCCAGCGGATCCATTTTTAATTCACGGGCGATGTCATCCAGAATGTATTCGATTGCAATGGCGCCTTGTGGACCGCCGAATCCACGAAATGCGGTATTGCTTTGTGTATTGGTCTTGCCGTTAAATGCATTGATGGTAACGTCACTGAGAAAATAAGCATTGTCAAAGTGACAGAGTGCGCGGGTGGCTACCGGCCCGGAAAGATCGGCGGAAAATCCTGCCCTGGTAATCATGTCAATTTTAGCAGCGTTTATTCTGCCCTGATTATCGAACCCCACCGCGTAGTCGTAGGCAAAACAGTGACGTTTGCCGGTAATCATCATGTCATCGTCACGGTCCGGGCGCAGCTTTACCGGGCGTTTTATTTTCCAGGCAGCTAACGCTGCGACTGCGCAAAACAGCGCAGACTGCGATTCCTTGCCGCCAAAGCCCCCACCCATGCGCCGCATTTCCACCACCACCTGATGCGCTCGCAGGTTCAGCAGATGGCACACCACGTGTTGCATCTCGGTGGGATGTTGCGTGGAACTATGCACATGAAAACAGCCGTCTTCCTTGGGTATGACGTAAGCAATCTGTCCTTCAAGATAGAATTGTTCCTGTCCGCCAATGTCGAATGTTCCGCTTAATTGACGCGCGCTGGCCTTTAATTTCTGCTCCGGCTCGCCGCGGGTAAGCGAGATAGGAGGTAACACGTAGTCGTGTGCTGCATGGGCTGCGCGGGGCGTTAATATTGCCGGTAGGGGGCGATATTCGATTTGCCCAAGGCGTGCCGCTCTTTGCGCTTGTTCGCGGGTTTCTGCGACCACCGCAAATATGGGCTGGCCTATATAAAATACTTCGCCCTGTGCCAGCACCGGATCATCGTGAATGATGGGACCGCAATCATTCACGCCTGGAATATCCCCGGCGGTTAAAACGGCGATAACGCCGGGACTATTCCGAACGTTCTGCAAATCCACTGTCGTCAGGATTGCGTGTGCTTGCGTGCTTAACCCCAGTGCGCAGTGGGCCGTACCCGCTATCTCCGCTATATCGTCTATATAGGTTGCTTCACCGGAGACATGTAAATGCGCTGACTCATGGGCTGCCGAATCGGGTTTCATGATGGTTGCTCCGCGAGTGTAAAGGCCCGGGTCTGCAACGGGTTTAGCGGTTGATCATCACGGGTTTCCAGGTAAAAACGATAGAGTAGATTTTTTGCGATCTGGCTACGGTACTCCGCGCTGGCCCGCATATCCGACAGGGGAGTGAAATCCCGGTCCAGTGTCCGCATCGCTGCTTCGACACTATTCTGACTCCATTGCTTTCCGTTGAGAGCGGCTTCGCATTGTGTTGCCCGCTTGGAGGTAGCGGCCATGCCGCCGAATGCAACCCGTGCGCTGTCAATAACGCCATGGGTGATGGTTAGTTGAAATGCGCCGCAGACAGCGGAAATATCAGAATCGTATCGTTTGCAAACTTTCCAGGTGCGGAAGCGTTGTTGTGCCGTAGGTAGGGGTACCATGACGGCGGTGATAACCTCATTTTTGGCGCGGGCCTGTTGTTGATACCCGGTGTATAGCTCTTCCAGCGCCAGGGTACGCTGACCGTCAACATTTTGAAGTTCCACCCTGGCGCCCACCGCAATTAACCAGGGTGCGGAGTCACCGATAGGCGAGCCGTTGGCAAGATTACCGACCAAGGTGCCGGCATTGCGGATGGGAACCGAAGCAAAGCGTTGCCACAACTCGGTAATACCGGGGTAGTAGTGGGCGAGTGCACCATAACTGTCAGTCAGCGACACCGCAGCACCAATGCGGATCACTTGCGGTGAGTGTTCGATTTGCTGTAATGCCGTGACGTTGCCGAGATAGATAATAGTATTCAGCTCGCGGAACTGTTTATTCACCCACAAGCCAATATCAGTGCATCCGGCCAGCAAAGTGCTGTCAGGATGCTGACTGCGTAATGCGAGCAATTGCGCTAGGGTATGCGGTGCAAAGTAGTCACCGGTGTCGTGACGAAAATGGTCCGCATCTTCATCAGACAGATGCGCGGTTAATGTATCCAGTTGCTGTAACTTGTCGTTTTTATCGTATTTTTTCGTGGGCAATCCAAACATGTGTATTCCAGCTGCCAGAATGGGCTTGTAACCGGTGCAACGGCACAAATTTCCGGACAGCAGGGTACGTAATTCCGATTTGGACGGCGCCGTGCCCTGGCTTTGTTTGTCCAGGTAATAACCCCACAACGACATAACGAAGCCCGGTGTACAAAAACCACATTGGGAGCCGTGACAATCCACCATTGCTTGCTGAACCGGATGCAGTTCACCATCGGATTGCCGCAAATACTCCACGGTATAAAGCATTTTGCCGTGCAATGTCGGCACAAACTGGATGCAGGCGTTTACGCTGCGTAATTGCAAGTCATCCCCCTTGCGTTCTCCGATCAGAACGGTGCAGGCACCACAGTCGCCCTCGGCACAGCCTTCTTTTGTTCCTGTTAGCCCACGAATTTCACGTAGATAGCGCAACACGGTCATCGAGGGTGCGATGGTGTCGATGGTGACGCTTTGGTCATTAAGGAGAAATTGAATAGGGTGTAAAGCGGGGGACACGAAGCATCTCCTTGATGGCAATCAATGTCTGGCTGGCAGCCAGCGCTACTTATTGGGTAGTAACTATATTTAAGCTGATTTCATGCCAATTGGTACACAGGCCAAAGGGTTGCGTCGTAACCTGATTCCACTATGCAATAAAACGACTAGTGGACTGCAGCGGTTTTGATAACGCAAGGTCCGACCTGGTCTTCCACGGCGTGTTGAACATCACTGCGCAGTCCGAGTAGAAAGGCCAGTTCAGCCATAACGAACAGCGGTCCGATGGCGAGTCCCATTACATCGTCCAGGA comes from the Ketobacter sp. MCCC 1A13808 genome and includes:
- the xdhA gene encoding xanthine dehydrogenase small subunit → MSPALHPIQFLLNDQSVTIDTIAPSMTVLRYLREIRGLTGTKEGCAEGDCGACTVLIGERKGDDLQLRSVNACIQFVPTLHGKMLYTVEYLRQSDGELHPVQQAMVDCHGSQCGFCTPGFVMSLWGYYLDKQSQGTAPSKSELRTLLSGNLCRCTGYKPILAAGIHMFGLPTKKYDKNDKLQQLDTLTAHLSDEDADHFRHDTGDYFAPHTLAQLLALRSQHPDSTLLAGCTDIGLWVNKQFRELNTIIYLGNVTALQQIEHSPQVIRIGAAVSLTDSYGALAHYYPGITELWQRFASVPIRNAGTLVGNLANGSPIGDSAPWLIAVGARVELQNVDGQRTLALEELYTGYQQQARAKNEVITAVMVPLPTAQQRFRTWKVCKRYDSDISAVCGAFQLTITHGVIDSARVAFGGMAATSKRATQCEAALNGKQWSQNSVEAAMRTLDRDFTPLSDMRASAEYRSQIAKNLLYRFYLETRDDQPLNPLQTRAFTLAEQPS
- the xdhB gene encoding xanthine dehydrogenase molybdopterin binding subunit codes for the protein MKPDSAAHESAHLHVSGEATYIDDIAEIAGTAHCALGLSTQAHAILTTVDLQNVRNSPGVIAVLTAGDIPGVNDCGPIIHDDPVLAQGEVFYIGQPIFAVVAETREQAQRAARLGQIEYRPLPAILTPRAAHAAHDYVLPPISLTRGEPEQKLKASARQLSGTFDIGGQEQFYLEGQIAYVIPKEDGCFHVHSSTQHPTEMQHVVCHLLNLRAHQVVVEMRRMGGGFGGKESQSALFCAVAALAAWKIKRPVKLRPDRDDDMMITGKRHCFAYDYAVGFDNQGRINAAKIDMITRAGFSADLSGPVATRALCHFDNAYFLSDVTINAFNGKTNTQSNTAFRGFGGPQGAIAIEYILDDIARELKMDPLDVRMTNFYGTHDRNVTPYGQPVKDNVIHELVAELVETSDYRQRRRAVSDFNQSNTILKKGLYLTPVKFGISFNVKHFNQAGALVHVYTDGSVLVNHGGTEMGQGLNTKVCQVVARELGISLNQVRATAADTSKVANTSATAASTGSDLNGKAAQNAAAQIRQRLTTLAATLLQSEPEQIEFSGNHITAGARRMRFTELVQKAYEERIQLWSDGFYKTPDLSWDKDTLTGSPFYYFAYGAAVSEVVVDTLTGEWKLLRGDLLHDAGTSINPAIDIGQVEGAYIQGMGWLTTEELCWDQNGKLTTHAPSTYKIPATHDCPDLLNTTLFSNPNGVDTVLRSKAVGEPPLLLPFSVFFAIRDAIAQAGQQNISPPLQAPATPEAILAAIRAVKGI